One genomic segment of Lusitaniella coriacea LEGE 07157 includes these proteins:
- a CDS encoding TspO/MBR family protein, whose protein sequence is MIKSWMVIGAVAIGLALIGGALVPNREWFSRLRRPQWLTFEAAIPFIWTFIIVCGAWSATLIWENDPGSRQSGLLMGFYLLVELAILAYTPVMCAFRSLTVGTVVGATGTLLGAILTVLVFPISKWAALLLVPYLIWSPIGTYVTWEMRRLNPLSA, encoded by the coding sequence GTGATTAAATCTTGGATGGTTATCGGGGCTGTTGCCATAGGACTGGCGTTAATCGGCGGGGCGCTTGTCCCCAATCGAGAATGGTTTTCTCGCCTGCGTCGTCCGCAGTGGTTGACTTTTGAAGCGGCAATCCCATTCATCTGGACGTTTATTATCGTTTGTGGCGCGTGGTCTGCTACCTTAATTTGGGAGAACGATCCCGGCAGTCGCCAATCTGGGTTGCTGATGGGGTTTTATCTTTTGGTTGAGCTGGCAATTCTCGCTTATACCCCAGTGATGTGTGCGTTTCGCAGCTTGACGGTGGGAACGGTTGTGGGGGCAACGGGAACGCTGTTGGGGGCAATTTTGACAGTCTTGGTGTTTCCCATTTCAAAATGGGCGGCGTTGTTATTGGTTCCCTATTTAATTTGGAGTCCGATTGGGACGTATGTGACCTGGGAGATGCGCCGCCTCAATCCTCTCTCTGCTTAG